Proteins co-encoded in one Streptomyces sp. NBC_01283 genomic window:
- the hpnD gene encoding presqualene diphosphate synthase HpnD yields the protein MSRTVESGPNVSAPVLAAYSYCEAVTGQQARNFAYGIRLLPMPKRRAMSALYALSRRVDDIGDGALPPDVKAERLDDTRALLARIRAGNVDEDDTDPVAVALAHAADHFPIPLGGLDELIDGVLMDVRGETYEIWEDLKVYCRCVAGAIGRLSLGVFGTERGALNAERAPEYADTLGLALQLTNILRDVREDAEDGRTYLPADDLAKFGCSAGFSGSQPPAGSDFAGLVHFEVRRARALFAEGYRLLPMLDRRSGACVAAMAGIYRRLLDRIEREPEAVLRGRVSLPGREKAYVAVRGLSGLDARTISRQTVRRRT from the coding sequence GTGAGCCGGACCGTGGAGTCAGGCCCGAACGTGTCCGCGCCGGTACTCGCCGCATACAGCTATTGCGAGGCCGTCACCGGGCAGCAGGCACGCAATTTCGCCTATGGCATCAGGCTGCTTCCGATGCCCAAGCGCCGCGCGATGTCGGCGCTCTACGCCCTCTCGCGGCGCGTGGACGACATCGGTGACGGCGCGCTCCCGCCGGACGTCAAGGCCGAGCGCCTCGACGACACCCGGGCCCTGCTCGCCCGGATCCGCGCGGGCAACGTGGACGAGGACGACACCGACCCCGTGGCGGTCGCGCTCGCGCACGCCGCGGACCACTTCCCCATCCCGCTCGGCGGGCTCGACGAACTCATCGACGGGGTCCTGATGGACGTCCGCGGCGAGACATACGAGATCTGGGAGGACCTCAAGGTCTACTGCCGGTGCGTGGCGGGGGCCATCGGACGGCTCTCGCTGGGCGTGTTCGGCACCGAGCGGGGGGCGCTCAATGCCGAGCGCGCGCCGGAGTATGCCGACACGCTCGGCCTAGCGCTCCAACTCACCAACATCCTCCGCGACGTTCGCGAGGACGCGGAGGACGGCCGTACGTATCTGCCCGCCGACGACCTCGCCAAGTTCGGCTGCTCGGCCGGGTTCTCGGGCTCGCAGCCGCCCGCCGGGTCCGATTTCGCCGGGCTCGTGCACTTCGAGGTGCGCAGGGCGCGGGCGCTGTTCGCCGAGGGATACCGGCTGCTGCCCATGCTGGACCGGCGCAGCGGCGCCTGCGTCGCCGCCATGGCTGGCATCTACCGGCGTCTCCTCGACCGCATCGAGCGGGAGCCGGAGGCGGTCCTGCGGGGCCGTGTCTCGCTGCCGGGCCGCGAAAAGGCGTATGTCGCCGTGCGCGGTCTCTCCGGTCTCGATGCGCGCACCATCTCCCGGCAGACCGTCAGGAGGCGTACGTGA
- the hpnC gene encoding squalene synthase HpnC, which produces MASDDLQLRDASAVLAKAADENFPVAPFFLPRAWRDDLMAVYGYARLVDDIGDGDLAPGGADARYLGVDPEAADDRLALLDAFEADLHRVFDSTPMHPLMRALQPTVHRCGLTPEPFLGLIEANRQDQLVARYETYGDLLAYCELSANPVGRLVLGITGTATPERIRRSDAVCTALQIVEHLQDVAEDLGRDRIYLPAEDMKRFHVQERDLAAPTAGASVRALVAYEAERARCLLNEGTPLVGSVHGRLKVLLAGFVAGGRAAVSAIVAAGYDVLPGPPKPTKPRLLREVGAVLRGEG; this is translated from the coding sequence ATGGCTTCGGATGATCTCCAGCTGCGCGACGCATCCGCCGTCCTCGCGAAGGCCGCGGACGAGAACTTCCCCGTGGCGCCCTTCTTCCTGCCCCGCGCCTGGCGCGACGACCTCATGGCCGTGTACGGCTACGCCCGCCTGGTGGACGACATCGGTGACGGCGACCTGGCCCCAGGTGGCGCCGACGCCCGCTACCTCGGCGTGGACCCCGAGGCCGCCGACGACCGGCTCGCCCTCCTGGACGCCTTCGAGGCCGACCTGCACCGGGTCTTCGACTCCACCCCGATGCACCCCTTGATGCGCGCGCTCCAGCCCACCGTGCACCGCTGCGGCCTCACGCCCGAGCCCTTTCTCGGCCTGATCGAGGCCAACCGCCAGGATCAGCTCGTCGCACGCTATGAGACGTACGGCGACCTCCTCGCCTACTGCGAGCTGTCAGCGAACCCCGTGGGCCGGCTCGTCCTCGGCATCACCGGCACCGCGACGCCGGAGCGGATCCGCCGCTCGGACGCGGTGTGCACCGCCCTCCAGATCGTCGAGCACCTGCAGGACGTCGCCGAGGACCTGGGCCGCGACCGCATCTACCTGCCCGCCGAGGACATGAAGCGGTTCCATGTCCAGGAGCGGGATCTGGCCGCACCGACAGCAGGCGCGTCGGTGCGCGCACTGGTTGCATATGAAGCAGAACGCGCCCGCTGCCTCCTGAATGAAGGCACCCCCCTGGTGGGTAGCGTCCACGGCAGGCTGAAGGTGCTGCTTGCAGGTTTCGTGGCTGGGGGGAGGGCGGCGGTCTCCGCGATCGTCGCCGCCGGATACGACGTACTTCCTGGACCGCCCAAACCCACCAAGCCGCGCTTGCTGCGCGAGGTGGGGGCGGTTCTGCGAGGAGAGGGGTGA
- a CDS encoding ABC transporter ATP-binding protein has translation MAEEDKITDEISDVTKGHVPTVIADELHIVYRVNGAKTGKGSATSALSRMFKRGEERGVRKVHAVRGVSFTSYRGEAIGLIGSNGSGKSTLLRAIAGLLPAEKGKVYTDGQPSLLGVNAALMNDLTGERNVILGGLAMGMTREQIKERYQDIVDFSGINEKGDFITLPMRTYSSGMAARLRFSIAAAKDHDVLMIDEALATGDRKFQKRSEARIRELRKEAGTVFLVSHNNKSIRDTCDRVLWLERGELRMDGPTDEVIKEYEKFTGK, from the coding sequence GTGGCTGAAGAAGACAAGATCACCGACGAGATCTCCGACGTGACGAAGGGGCACGTCCCCACCGTCATCGCCGACGAGCTGCACATCGTCTACCGCGTGAACGGTGCGAAGACGGGCAAGGGCAGCGCCACCTCCGCCCTGAGCCGCATGTTCAAGCGCGGCGAGGAGCGGGGCGTGCGCAAGGTGCACGCCGTGCGCGGCGTCAGCTTCACCTCCTACCGCGGCGAGGCCATCGGCCTGATCGGCTCGAACGGCTCCGGCAAGTCGACCCTGCTGCGTGCCATCGCGGGCCTGCTCCCCGCCGAGAAGGGCAAGGTCTACACCGACGGCCAGCCCTCGCTGCTCGGCGTGAACGCGGCCCTGATGAACGACCTGACGGGCGAGCGCAACGTCATACTCGGCGGGCTCGCGATGGGCATGACACGCGAGCAGATCAAGGAGCGCTACCAGGACATCGTCGACTTCTCGGGCATCAACGAGAAGGGCGACTTCATCACCCTGCCGATGCGCACCTACTCGTCGGGCATGGCGGCCCGCCTGCGCTTCTCCATCGCTGCCGCCAAGGATCACGACGTACTGATGATCGACGAGGCGCTCGCCACGGGTGACCGGAAGTTCCAGAAGCGCTCCGAGGCCCGCATCCGCGAGCTCCGCAAGGAGGCCGGCACGGTCTTCCTGGTCAGCCACAACAACAAGTCCATCCGTGACACCTGTGACCGCGTGCTGTGGCTCGAACGCGGTGAGCTGCGCATGGACGGGCCGACCGACGAGGTCATCAAGGAGTACGAGAAGTTCACGGGCAAGTAG
- a CDS encoding ABC transporter permease, whose product MSETTHDGGVAVTASPSTPSPDDGLSRAELAAKYGLTVSGARPGLFEYVHQLWGRRHFILAFSQAKLTAQYSQAKLGQLWQVATPLLNALVYFLIFGLILKADRGFDREVYIPFLVTGVFVFTFTQSSVMAGVRSISGNLGLVRALHFPRASLPISFSLQQLQQLLFSMIVLFLITIGFGSYPKLSWLLIFPVLALQFLFNTGLAMIMARLGSKTPDLAQLMPFVMRTWMYASGVMFSIPVMLKGRPEWIADILQWNPAAIYMDLMRFALIDGYGNEYLPNHVWAVAAGWAVLVAVGGFVYFWKAEERYGRG is encoded by the coding sequence GTGAGTGAGACAACGCATGACGGCGGAGTCGCGGTGACAGCATCCCCGTCGACTCCGTCGCCCGATGACGGGCTCTCCCGCGCCGAGCTCGCCGCCAAGTACGGTCTGACCGTCAGCGGCGCACGGCCCGGACTTTTCGAGTACGTCCACCAGCTCTGGGGACGGCGCCACTTCATCCTCGCCTTCTCGCAGGCGAAGCTGACCGCCCAGTACAGCCAGGCCAAGCTCGGCCAGCTGTGGCAGGTGGCGACGCCGCTCCTCAACGCGCTCGTCTACTTCCTGATCTTCGGCCTGATCCTGAAGGCGGACCGGGGCTTCGACCGCGAGGTCTACATTCCGTTCCTGGTCACGGGTGTCTTCGTCTTCACCTTCACGCAGTCCTCGGTGATGGCGGGCGTCCGGTCGATCTCGGGGAACCTCGGCCTGGTGCGCGCCCTACACTTCCCGAGGGCCTCGCTGCCGATCTCCTTCTCGCTCCAGCAGCTCCAGCAGCTGCTGTTCTCGATGATCGTGCTGTTCCTCATCACGATCGGCTTCGGCAGCTACCCCAAGCTGTCGTGGCTGCTGATCTTCCCGGTCCTCGCCCTGCAGTTCCTGTTCAACACGGGCCTCGCGATGATCATGGCGCGGCTCGGCAGCAAGACCCCTGACCTCGCCCAGCTGATGCCGTTCGTGATGCGTACCTGGATGTACGCGTCCGGCGTGATGTTCTCCATCCCGGTCATGCTCAAGGGCAGGCCGGAGTGGATCGCGGACATCCTGCAGTGGAACCCCGCGGCCATCTACATGGACCTGATGCGCTTCGCGCTCATCGACGGGTACGGCAACGAGTACCTCCCGAACCACGTCTGGGCGGTCGCGGCCGGCTGGGCCGTACTCGTCGCCGTCGGCGGCTTCGTGTACTTCTGGAAGGCTGAGGAGCGTTACGGCCGTGGCTGA
- a CDS encoding glycosyltransferase produces MGNRPQELRALLDSVAKQDGDPVEVVVVGNGAPVPDVPEGVRTVELPENLGIPGGRNVGIEAFGPGGTDVDILLFLDDDGLLANMDTAQLCREAFAADPKLGIISFRIADPDTGETQRRHVPRLRAADPMRSSRVTTFLGGANAVRTQVMAEVGGLPDEFFYAHEETDLAWRALNAGWMIDYRADMVLFHPTTAPSRHAVYHRMVARNRVWLARRNLPALLVPVYLGVWMLLTLARKPSGPALKAWFGGFKEGWTTPCGPRKPMKWRTVWRLTRLGRPPVI; encoded by the coding sequence ATGGGCAACCGGCCGCAGGAGCTGCGCGCCCTCCTCGACTCGGTCGCCAAGCAGGACGGCGACCCGGTCGAGGTGGTCGTCGTCGGCAACGGCGCCCCCGTGCCGGACGTCCCCGAGGGCGTACGGACCGTCGAGCTGCCCGAGAACCTCGGCATCCCCGGCGGCCGCAACGTCGGCATCGAGGCCTTCGGCCCCGGCGGCACCGACGTCGACATCCTGCTGTTCCTGGACGACGACGGACTCCTGGCCAACATGGACACGGCCCAGCTGTGCCGCGAGGCCTTCGCCGCCGACCCGAAGCTCGGCATCATCAGCTTCCGCATCGCCGACCCGGACACGGGGGAGACCCAGCGCCGCCACGTCCCGCGCCTGCGCGCGGCCGACCCGATGCGCTCATCCCGGGTGACGACCTTCCTCGGCGGCGCCAATGCCGTCCGTACGCAGGTCATGGCGGAGGTCGGCGGTCTGCCCGACGAGTTCTTCTACGCCCACGAGGAGACCGACCTCGCCTGGCGTGCCCTGAACGCGGGCTGGATGATCGACTACCGCGCCGACATGGTGCTCTTCCACCCCACCACCGCCCCCTCGCGGCACGCGGTGTACCACCGGATGGTCGCCCGCAACCGCGTCTGGCTCGCCCGCCGCAACCTGCCCGCACTCCTGGTCCCGGTCTACCTCGGCGTGTGGATGCTCCTGACCCTGGCCAGGAAGCCTTCCGGCCCCGCGCTCAAGGCCTGGTTCGGCGGCTTCAAGGAGGGCTGGACGACGCCCTGCGGACCGCGCAAACCGATGAAGTGGCGTACGGTGTGGCGCCTGACCCGACTGGGCCGACCTCCTGTCATCTGA
- a CDS encoding CDP-alcohol phosphatidyltransferase family protein yields MPRPSVAELRPVVHPAGVKDRRSGEHWAGRLYMREISLRCDRYLVNTRITPNQLTYLMTVAGALAAPALLVPGITGAVLGVIMVQLYLLLDCVDGEIARWRKQYSMAGVYLDRVAAYLCDAAVLVGFGLRAADLWGSGRIDWLWAFLGTLAALGAILIKAETDLVGVARHQQGLAPVKESASEPRSSGMALARRAAGALKFHRLVLGIEASLLILVLAIVDQVRGDLFFSRIGVAVLAGIALLQTLLHLVSILASSRLK; encoded by the coding sequence ATGCCAAGGCCATCGGTAGCTGAACTCCGCCCCGTCGTTCACCCCGCAGGGGTGAAGGATCGGCGCAGCGGTGAGCACTGGGCGGGACGCCTGTACATGCGAGAGATCTCGCTGCGCTGCGACCGCTACCTGGTGAACACCAGGATCACGCCCAACCAGCTCACGTATCTGATGACCGTGGCCGGCGCCCTCGCCGCCCCGGCGCTTCTGGTGCCGGGGATCACGGGCGCCGTACTCGGCGTGATCATGGTCCAGCTGTATCTCCTGCTGGACTGCGTCGACGGCGAGATCGCCCGCTGGCGCAAGCAGTACTCGATGGCCGGGGTCTACCTCGACCGTGTCGCCGCCTACCTGTGCGACGCCGCGGTCCTGGTCGGCTTCGGTCTGCGCGCCGCCGATCTGTGGGGCTCTGGCCGCATCGACTGGCTGTGGGCCTTCCTCGGCACGCTCGCCGCGCTCGGCGCCATCCTGATCAAGGCGGAGACCGACCTCGTCGGTGTCGCCCGTCACCAGCAGGGCCTCGCCCCGGTCAAGGAGTCGGCCTCCGAGCCGCGCTCCTCCGGCATGGCCCTGGCCCGCAGGGCCGCGGGCGCGCTGAAGTTCCACCGGCTCGTGCTCGGCATCGAGGCGTCCCTGCTCATCCTGGTCCTCGCGATCGTGGACCAGGTGCGCGGCGACCTGTTCTTCTCGCGGATCGGTGTCGCCGTCCTGGCCGGCATCGCGCTGCTCCAGACCCTGCTGCACCTCGTGTCCATCCTCGCTTCCAGCAGGCTGAAGTGA
- a CDS encoding iron-containing alcohol dehydrogenase family protein encodes MPVLTRLIPSPVVVDIRPGALNDLAGVLADQRICSSTGKLAIAISGGSGAVLRQRLEPSLPSAEWFEVGGGTLDDAIKLADAIKKGRYDAVVGLGGGKIIDCAKFAAARVGLPLVAVATNLSHDGLCSPVATLDNDAGRGSYGVPNPIAVVIDLDVIREAPVRFVRSGIGDALSNISAIADWELAARERGEDIDGLAAAMARQAGEAVLRHPGGVGDDAFLQVLAEGLVLTGIAMSVSGDSRPASGACHEINHAFDLLFPKRAASHGEQCGLGAAFAMFLRGAREESLYMVEVLRRHGLPVTPQEIGFTVDEFVQVVEYAPQTRPGRYTILEHLNLNSDQIKDAYADYAKAIGS; translated from the coding sequence GTGCCAGTACTGACGAGGCTCATCCCCTCGCCGGTCGTCGTGGACATCCGGCCGGGGGCGCTCAACGACCTGGCCGGTGTCCTCGCGGACCAGCGGATCTGCTCGTCAACCGGCAAGCTCGCCATCGCCATCAGCGGTGGCTCCGGCGCGGTGCTCCGCCAGCGGCTCGAACCGTCGCTGCCCAGCGCCGAGTGGTTCGAGGTCGGCGGCGGCACGCTCGATGACGCCATCAAGCTCGCCGACGCCATCAAGAAGGGCCGCTACGACGCGGTCGTGGGCCTCGGCGGCGGCAAGATCATCGACTGCGCCAAGTTCGCTGCCGCGCGCGTCGGCCTGCCGCTGGTCGCCGTCGCGACGAACCTGTCGCACGACGGTCTGTGCTCGCCGGTCGCCACGCTCGACAACGACGCGGGCCGCGGCTCGTACGGAGTCCCGAACCCCATCGCGGTCGTCATCGACCTCGACGTGATCCGCGAGGCTCCCGTACGGTTCGTGCGCTCCGGCATCGGCGACGCCCTGTCCAACATCTCCGCGATCGCGGACTGGGAGCTCGCCGCGCGTGAGCGCGGCGAGGACATCGACGGCCTCGCGGCCGCGATGGCCCGCCAGGCCGGCGAGGCCGTCCTGCGCCACCCCGGGGGCGTGGGCGACGACGCCTTCCTGCAGGTCCTCGCCGAGGGTCTGGTCCTCACCGGCATCGCGATGTCCGTGTCGGGCGACTCCCGCCCGGCGTCCGGCGCCTGCCACGAGATCAACCACGCCTTCGACCTCCTCTTCCCCAAGCGCGCTGCCAGCCACGGCGAGCAGTGCGGCCTGGGCGCGGCCTTCGCGATGTTCCTGCGCGGGGCACGCGAGGAGTCGCTGTACATGGTGGAGGTGCTGCGCAGGCACGGTCTCCCCGTGACGCCGCAGGAGATCGGCTTCACCGTGGACGAGTTCGTCCAGGTCGTGGAGTACGCCCCGCAGACGCGCCCCGGGCGCTACACGATCCTCGAGCACCTCAATCTGAATTCCGACCAGATCAAGGACGCATACGCCGACTATGCCAAGGCCATCGGTAGCTGA
- a CDS encoding phosphocholine cytidylyltransferase family protein, which produces MIGLVLAAGAGRRLRPYTDTLPKALVPVDGDTTILDLTLGNFAEIGLTEVAIIVGYRKEAVYDRKAALEAKYGLKLTLIDNDKAEEWNNAYSLWCGRDSIKHTVILANGDTVHPVSVEKTLLAARGDGKKIILALDTVKNLADEEMKVIVDPAKGVQKITKLMDPATATGEYIGVTLIEGEAADELADALKTTFERDPDLYYEDGYQELVNRGFKIDVEPIGDVKWVEIDNHDDLAKGREIACQY; this is translated from the coding sequence ATGATCGGCCTCGTGCTGGCGGCCGGCGCCGGACGGCGTCTTCGCCCCTACACCGACACGCTCCCCAAGGCCCTGGTGCCGGTCGACGGTGACACCACCATCCTCGACCTGACCCTCGGCAACTTCGCGGAGATCGGTCTCACCGAGGTAGCGATCATCGTCGGCTACCGCAAGGAAGCCGTCTACGACCGCAAGGCGGCGCTCGAGGCGAAGTACGGCCTCAAGCTCACGCTGATCGACAACGACAAGGCCGAGGAGTGGAACAACGCCTACTCCCTCTGGTGCGGCCGTGACTCGATCAAGCACACCGTGATCCTCGCCAACGGGGACACCGTGCACCCGGTCTCCGTCGAGAAGACGCTGCTCGCCGCCCGCGGTGACGGCAAGAAGATCATCCTCGCCCTCGACACGGTGAAGAACCTCGCCGACGAGGAGATGAAGGTCATCGTGGACCCCGCCAAGGGCGTCCAGAAGATCACCAAGCTGATGGACCCGGCGACGGCCACCGGTGAGTACATCGGCGTCACCCTCATCGAGGGCGAGGCGGCCGACGAGCTCGCCGACGCGCTGAAGACCACCTTCGAGCGCGACCCCGACCTCTACTACGAGGACGGCTACCAGGAGCTCGTCAACCGCGGCTTCAAGATCGACGTGGAGCCGATCGGCGACGTCAAGTGGGTCGAGATCGACAACCACGACGACCTCGCCAAGGGCCGGGAGATCGCGTGCCAGTACTGA
- a CDS encoding DUF5941 domain-containing protein, with protein sequence MSTAILTGQPVPGSPLEGDLRSLGFDVRVASDAADTETLLAAVPAGQRVAVVDARFVGHVHALRLGLTDPRFAASAVPGAVTAQPEARADLTRALRSTTGSGNGGGSALTVEALADHVSETLAAEGRDVHRPDLGTLVATVPSDPQARNEARQAVAAVDDEAVRLRTAVKSRDGFFTTYCISPYSRYIARWCARRGLTPNQVTTASLLVALIAAGCAATGTRPGFVAAGLLLLFSFVLDCTDGQLARYSLQYSTLGAWLDATFDRAKEYAYYAGLALGAANATGDDVWALALGAMVLQTCRHVVDFSFNEANHDATANTSPTAALSDKLDSVGWTVWLRRMIVLPIGERWALIAVLTAVTTPRITLVVLLIGCGLAACYTTAGRLLRSLTRKATRTDRAAQALADLADTGPLATAFAALRLRGPALPAPLLAFAGGAVLVCVAGLTSYGSPWVIVAAVIYVITSGLAVARPLKGALDWLVPPFFRAAEYGTILLLAANADVNGALPAAFGLVSAVAYHHYDTVYRIRGDAGAPPHWLVRAIGGHEGRTLAVALAAALLTDTDFTVALTALAVAVALVVLVESIRFWVTAHKRGAPAVHDEGEPA encoded by the coding sequence CTGTCGACCGCCATCCTGACCGGTCAGCCGGTCCCCGGGTCGCCGCTCGAAGGCGATCTGCGGTCCCTGGGATTTGACGTACGGGTCGCCTCCGACGCGGCGGACACCGAGACGCTGCTCGCCGCCGTCCCGGCCGGACAGCGGGTCGCGGTCGTCGACGCGCGCTTCGTGGGCCACGTCCACGCCCTCCGCCTCGGCCTGACGGACCCCCGCTTCGCCGCGTCCGCCGTTCCCGGCGCCGTGACCGCGCAGCCCGAGGCCAGGGCGGACCTGACGCGTGCGCTGCGGTCCACCACGGGCTCGGGCAACGGCGGCGGCTCCGCCCTGACGGTGGAGGCGCTCGCGGACCACGTCTCCGAGACTCTGGCCGCCGAAGGCCGCGACGTCCACCGCCCCGACCTCGGCACCCTCGTCGCCACCGTGCCCAGCGATCCTCAGGCACGGAACGAGGCGCGGCAGGCCGTGGCCGCCGTGGACGACGAGGCCGTACGCCTGCGGACCGCGGTCAAGTCGCGGGACGGCTTCTTCACGACGTACTGCATCTCCCCTTACTCGCGTTACATCGCCCGCTGGTGCGCGCGCCGCGGCCTCACCCCGAACCAGGTCACGACGGCCTCGCTGCTCGTCGCCCTGATCGCGGCGGGCTGCGCGGCCACCGGCACCCGCCCCGGCTTCGTCGCGGCCGGCCTTCTGCTGCTCTTCTCCTTCGTCCTGGACTGCACGGACGGGCAGCTCGCCCGCTACTCCCTGCAGTACTCGACGCTGGGCGCCTGGCTGGACGCGACCTTCGACCGCGCCAAGGAGTACGCCTACTACGCGGGCCTCGCGCTCGGCGCGGCGAACGCCACCGGCGACGACGTATGGGCGCTCGCGCTCGGCGCGATGGTCCTGCAGACCTGCCGGCACGTCGTGGACTTCTCGTTCAATGAGGCGAATCACGACGCCACCGCCAACACCAGCCCCACCGCTGCCCTCTCCGACAAGCTCGACAGCGTCGGCTGGACGGTCTGGCTGCGCCGCATGATCGTGCTGCCGATCGGCGAGCGCTGGGCCCTGATCGCCGTGCTCACCGCGGTGACCACGCCGCGCATCACCCTGGTCGTCCTGCTCATCGGCTGTGGACTCGCCGCCTGCTACACCACGGCCGGCCGTCTCCTGCGCTCGCTGACCCGCAAGGCGACCCGCACCGACCGCGCAGCCCAGGCACTCGCGGACCTCGCCGACACCGGCCCGCTCGCGACCGCCTTCGCCGCACTCAGGCTCCGCGGCCCGGCGCTGCCCGCGCCGCTGCTCGCCTTCGCCGGCGGCGCCGTGCTGGTCTGCGTGGCGGGACTCACGTCGTACGGCAGCCCGTGGGTGATCGTCGCCGCGGTGATCTACGTCATCACTTCGGGACTCGCCGTCGCCCGCCCCCTCAAGGGCGCCCTCGACTGGCTGGTCCCGCCGTTCTTCCGCGCGGCCGAGTACGGCACGATCCTGCTGCTGGCCGCCAACGCGGACGTGAACGGCGCCCTGCCCGCGGCTTTCGGACTGGTGTCCGCCGTCGCCTACCATCACTACGACACGGTGTACCGCATCCGCGGCGACGCAGGCGCGCCGCCGCACTGGCTGGTGCGGGCGATCGGCGGGCATGAGGGCAGGACGCTCGCGGTCGCTCTCGCCGCCGCTCTGCTCACCGACACAGATTTCACCGTCGCGCTCACGGCACTCGCCGTGGCCGTGGCACTCGTGGTGCTCGTCGAGAGCATCCGCTTCTGGGTGACCGCTCACAAACGTGGAGCACCCGCCGTACACGATGAAGGAGAACCCGCATGA